One window of the Camelina sativa cultivar DH55 chromosome 1, Cs, whole genome shotgun sequence genome contains the following:
- the LOC104778683 gene encoding uncharacterized protein LOC104778683, whose translation MENYYKEMEPPAASGNRRDAVSVKGHSVSFDDSAADQSQTNNDYQLKIKKSKSVPNADRGSASASRSWSFSDPESRRKRRVAGYKVYSVEQKMKGSIRKSFKWFKGVIGIS comes from the coding sequence ATGGAGAATTATTACAAAGAAATGGAACCGCCAGCAGCTTCCGGAAACCGCAGAGACGCAGTTTCAGTGAAAGGCCACAGCGTGAGTTTCGACGATTCAGCCGCCGATCAGAGTCAGACGAACAACGATTACCagttaaagataaagaaaagcaaaagcGTTCCAAACGCGGATCGTGGTTCGGCGTCGGCGTCTAGAAGCTGGAGTTTCAGCGATCCAGAATCACGGAGGAAGAGAAGAGTCGCTGGCTATAAAGTTTATTCCGTCGAACAGAAGATGAAGGGATCCATTAGAAAGAGCTTCAAATGGTTCAAAGGCGTCATCGGTATTTCttga